One window from the genome of Lutra lutra chromosome X, mLutLut1.2, whole genome shotgun sequence encodes:
- the LOC125091952 gene encoding putative G antigen family E member 3, protein MSGHVKPRSKSKQRRNDQKCSQGIETVVAQQLSDEQLKQKEAPPSSQNIIPDQGKEAEGGPVAQEPDVEVDLWELAEPKTWDEGQSQV, encoded by the exons ATGAGTGGGCATGTAAAACCAAGATCCAAAtctaaacaaagaagaaatgatcAAAAGTGTTCCCAGGGAATTGAAACTGTGGTT GCCCAGCAGCTCAGTGATGAGCAACTGAAACAGAAGGAGGCACCACCTTCGAGTCAGAATATTATACCTGATCAAGGGAAGGAAGCTGAAGGAGGACCTGTGGCTCAAg agcctgatgtggaagtTGATCTCTGGGAGCTGGCTGAGCCAAAGACTTGGG ATGAAGGGCAATCACAGGTTTAA